The Candidatus Aminicenantes bacterium genome includes the window AAATACGCCTTTAAAAACCAGGGCGAACGATGGCAGGACGTTCTGCCAGTGAACCACGATCACGCTCAAGGCGCCGATAATGTAGACCGCGGCCATGAAGGGGACGATCTTTTCCGTTACCTTGGCGATGCGCTTGATGCCGCCGATAATGATGAGTGCCAGCAACACCGACAACACTGCCCCGGTAATCCAGGCGGGGAGTTGGAAGGTGGATTCGATCGAGGTGGCGATGTTGTTGATCTGGGGCATGTTGCCGGTGCCGAAACTGCAGATAATCGTTCCCAGGGCGAAAAGTACGGCCAGCCAGCGCATGTTCAACTTGTTTTTCATGTAGTACATGGGGCCGCCGGCGATGTAGCCCCTGTCGTCCACCTCGCGGTACTTGTGCGAAAGGGTGCACTCAACGAACTTGGTGCACATGCCGAAGAAAGCGGTGGCCCACATCCAGAACAGGGCCGCGGGCCCGCCGATATAAATGGCCAGTCCCACGCCGCCGATATTGCCCGTACCCACGGTTCCGGACAGGGCCGTGGCTAGGGACTGGAAATGAGACGTGTCTCCTTGGAAAGTGTCTTTTTCGTACTTGCCGGTCACGATGCGCCCGGCGTGGCGGAAATAGCGGATTTGCGGGAACTTGAGGTAAAGCGTAAAAAAGATACCGGTTCCAAGCAAGAGGAGGGGAAACCAGTTGCTGCCTCCCAGAAAGGTGTCCAGCATGACCAGAAAATTGTTCACTGTATCCACATCGACCTCCTGACTGAATTCGAGCGGGGATTGAAACTCCGGCAGTCTTTTTGTAGCACAGCCGTGAAAATCTTGCAAACCGCATTGGGGATGGACTAGAACAGGAGGCTCTCTTCATTCTGTGTGGGTTTGGTGGGGCTGGAGCTAATTCCTATTTGAAAAAAGGGAAAAGCTGCTGGAAAGTAACCTCTCGGGCATAATTCATCGCTCACCACTTCGGTCCGGACCCATTACGGTCTTCGTCGGTTTAAACCGACCACGGCGGTTGTTCGGGATGTAACCGCGGCCGGCTTTCGTCTTCGGTGAGTACCCCTCAGCCGACCATCCTGTCTCAGACCATGGGTCCCCGGAACCTACGCTTGCGTTCGCTTATGCTTTATGCCCTGCGGGTATGTATGCCCCATGAGTACTCCTTTCTACAACGCCTCGCCAATCATCGATGCGGATTTGCCCACACAAAATGCAATAGATCCCAACGATAAAACTTTAGATTGATTCCGATTGCTTCGGGTTCAGGCATTCCTTTATTGGTATTCACTCGATTGCCGGAGTTGAATGCGTTAAAGCTGTACTGTTGTAGTCCGCCCCCATGGGTTGGATATGTTATACTAAAAAAAGGATTGTTGCATGCAGGAAATCGATTTTCATTGCCACCTGGATAGTGAGAGTTTCGACGCCAGCCGCGTTGAGGCCGTGACCGAATGCTTTGATGCCGGTTTCAGCGCCCTGGTCACGGTGGCCGATCCCTACGAGAAAGAATCGCAAAGCCGAAGCCTGGAAGCGTTGGACGCTCACCCCAGGGTGTTTCTCATGGCCGCGGCTCATCCCCACAATGCAGACCAATACAGCCCCGAAGTCGAGCAGCGCCTGGAGCGCATGCTGAATCACCCCAAGACCATCGGTCTGGGTGAAGCGGGGTTGGATTTTCATTACGACCTGTCACTGCGTGAAAACCAGCAGCGTGTGTTTGAGCGCCAGGTCGCTCTGGCGGCGGAGCGCAACCTGCCCCTGGTGATCCACTCCCGCAACGCCGAGATGCTGGTGCTGGATACCCTGGAACGTTTGCAGTTTCCCGGCCACGTCGTGTTTCATTGTTTTACCGGCGGAGCGGAAGCCGCCGCTGAAATCATCAGGCGTGGATACGATCTGTCTTTTTCCGGCATTATCACGTTCCGCAACGCCGCCGCTTTGCGAAAGATCGCACGCCGCACGCCCATGGGGCGTTTTTTTACTGAAACCGATTCGCCCTACCTTTCGCCCGAACCGTTCCGCGGTCGTGCCAACCGCCCCCTGCGTGTACAGCAAGTGGTGTCCAGCCTGGCTCAGCTGCATGAAGTCAAGGCGGAAGCGGTCACTAACGCGGTGGCCCGTCGCCTGGAAGAGTGTTTTCACATACCCCGGAGGTCAACATGAAACCCGTTGTGTACTGGATTCCCGCGGACAAAGACGATACCGATCAACAACTGGCTTCCGCCCTGGGTCGTCTGTTGAAAGAGAAAAATCTGCTGGACTTTGTGCGTCCCCGCGACATGGTTGCCGTCAAGACCCATTTTGGTGAAGAGGGTACCCGGGGCTTTGTGCGCCCCAATCTGATGGCCGTGTTGGCCGCCGCGGTGCGGCGGCGCGAGGGGCTGCCTTTCCTGACGGAAACCTCGACATTGTACCGCGGGCGGCGTAGCAACGCCGTCGAACATCTGGAACTGGCCCGCGAGCACGGATTCACTCCGGAGGCAACGGGTATGCAGATTGTCATGGC containing:
- a CDS encoding TatD family deoxyribonuclease; this encodes MQEIDFHCHLDSESFDASRVEAVTECFDAGFSALVTVADPYEKESQSRSLEALDAHPRVFLMAAAHPHNADQYSPEVEQRLERMLNHPKTIGLGEAGLDFHYDLSLRENQQRVFERQVALAAERNLPLVIHSRNAEMLVLDTLERLQFPGHVVFHCFTGGAEAAAEIIRRGYDLSFSGIITFRNAAALRKIARRTPMGRFFTETDSPYLSPEPFRGRANRPLRVQQVVSSLAQLHEVKAEAVTNAVARRLEECFHIPRRST